DNA from Helicobacter pylori:
CTTGAATATAAAAGCGGTAAGGACAAGCTTTTTGGGTTTTTTGTAGGGCAAGCGATGAAAAATTTAAAAGGGGCTAATCCTAGCGTGGTGAATGCTATTTTGAAAGAGAAATTGGGTTGATGAGGAAAATTTTTTCTTATATTTCTAAGGTTCTATTATTTATTGGGGTGGTTTATGCAGAGCCTGATTCTAAAGTGGAAGCCTTAGAAGGGAGGAAGCAAGAGTCTTCTTTGGATAAAAAAATCCGCCAAGAATTGAAGAGTAAGGAATTAAAGAATAAGGATTTGAAAAATAAAGAAGAAAAGAAAGAAACAAAAGCCAAAAGAAAGCCCAGAGCAGAAGTCCATCATGGGGATTCTAAAAATCCCACTCCAAAGATCACGCCTCCTAAAATCAAAGGGAGTAGTAAGGGCGTTCAAAATCAAGGCACACAAAATCAAGGCGTTCAAAGCAACGCGCCAAAACCTGAAAAAAAAGAGACAACCCCTCAAGCTACTGAAAAAAATAAGGGAACAAGCCCTAGCTCTCAATTCAATTCTATTTTTGGTAATCCTAATAACGCTACCAACAACACCCTTGAAGATAAGGTCGTAGGGGGCATTTCTTTGCTTGTTAATGGCTCGCCTATCACGCTGTATCAAATCCAAGAAGAGCAAGAAAAATCTAAAGTGAGTAAGGCTCAAGCTAGGGATCGTTTGATTGCGGAGCGCATTAAAAACCAAGAAATTGAGCGCTTGAAAATCCATGTAGATGATGACAAGCTAGACCAAGAAATGGCGATGATGGCGCAACAACAAGGCATGGATTTAGACCATTTCAAACAAATGCTTATGGCTGAGGGGCATTATAAACTCTATAGAGATCAGCTTAAAGAGCATTTAGAAATGCAAGAATTGTTGCGTAATATTTTGCTCACCAATGTGGATACCAGCTCTGAAACCAAAATGCGCGAATATTACAACAAACACAAGGAGCAATTCAGTATCCCCACAGAAATAGAAACCGTGCGCTACACTTCCACCAATCAAGAAGATTTAGAAAGGGCGATGTCTAACCCTAATTTGGAAGTCCCAGGGGTGAGTAAGGCCAATGAAAAAATAGAGATGAAAACCCTAAACCCTCAAATCGCCCAAGTCTTTATTTCGCATGAGCAAGGCTCTTTCACGCCCGTTATGAATGGGGGTGGGGGGCAGTTCATCACCTTTTATATCAAGGAAAAAAAGGGTAAAAATGAAGTGAGCTTCAGTCAGGCCAAGCAATTCATCGCCCAAAAATTAGTGGAAGAATCTAAGGATAAGATTTTAGAAGAGCATTTTGAAAAATTGCGCGTCAAGTCTAGGATTGTGATGATTAGAGAGTGATTTTAGATTGTGCAACACTTCAATTTCCTCTATAAAGATTCTTTATTTTCTATCGCCTTATTCACTTTCATTATCGCTCTTGTGATTTTATTAGAACAGGCTAGAGCGTATTTCACCCGAAAAAGAAACAAAAGATTTTTGCAAAAATTCGCCCAAAATCAAAACGCCTATGCGAGTAGCGAGAATTTAGACGAGCTTTTAAAGCATGCTAAAATTTCTAGTTTGATGTTTTTAGCCAGGGCGTATTCTAAAGCGGATGTGGAAATGAGCATTGAAATCTTAAAAGGGCTTTTGAATCGCCCCTTAAAAGATGAAGAAAAAATCGCTGTTTTAGATTTATTGGCTAAAAATTATTTTAGCGTGGGGTATTTGCAAAAAACAAAAGACACCGTGAAAGAAATTTTGCGCTTTTCCCCAAGGAATGTGGAAGCGTTATTGAAGCTTTTGCATGCGTATGAATTAGAAAAAGATTATTCAAAGGCTTTAGAAACTTTGGAATGTTTAGAAGAATTAGAGGTGCCTGAAATTGAAACGATTAAAAATTACCTCTATTTAATGCATTTAATAGAAAATAAGGAAGAGGCGGCTAAAATCTTGCATGTTTCAAAGGCGTCGTTAGATTTGAAAAAAATCGCTCTGAATTACTTAAAATCGCATGATGAAAAGCTTTTTTGGCAAGAAGTTGATACAACCGAACGGCTAGAAAATGTGATCGATCTTTTATGGGATATGAATATCCCTGCTTTGATTTTAGAAAAACATGCCCTTTTGCAAGACATCGCACGATCTCAAGGGCTGCTTTTGGATAACAAACCTTGCCAAGTTTTTGAATTAGAGGTTTTACGCGCTCTATTGCATAGCCCTATGAAAGCGAGCTTGACTTTTGAATACCGTTGCAAGCATTGCAAACAAATCTTTCCTTTTGAAAGCCATAGATGCCCTGTGTGTTACCAGTTAGCGTTTATGGATATGGTGCTTAAAATCTCTAAAAAAACGCATGCTATGGGAGTGGATTAAGATGCAAGAAATTGAAATTTTTTGCGATGGTTCTTCTTTAGGCAATCCTGGGCCAGGCGGTTATGCGGCGATTTTACGCTATAAAGATAAAGAAAAAACCATCAGTGGGGGCGAAAATTTCACCACGAATAACCGCATGGAATTAAGAGCGCTCAATGAAGCCTTAAAAATTTTGAAACGCCCATGCCATATCACGCTTTATAGCGATTCGCAATACGTGTGCCAAGCGATCAATGTGTGGCTGACTAACTGGCAAAAAAAGAATTTTGCTAAAGTTAAAAATGTGGATTTATGGAGAGAATTTTTAAAAGTCTCTAAAGGGCATTCTATCATGGCTGTTTGGATCAAGGGGCATAATGGGCATGCCGAAAACGAACGATGCGATAGCCTCGCTAAATTAGAGGCGCAAAAACGGGTCAAAACGACCACTTAAAGGGAAAAATGATGAAAAACAAACGCTCTCAAAACAGCCCTTATGCAACGCCTAATAACCCTTATCTAACGCTAGAAAAAGCTTTAGGGTATTCTTTTAAAGACAAGCGTTTATTGGAACAAGCCTTAACGCATAAATCATGCAAGCTCGCTTTAAACAATGAGCGCTTGGAATTTTTGGGCGATGCGGTGTTGGGCTTGGTGATAGGGGAGTTGCTATACCATAAATTCTATCAATACGATGAGGGCAAACTCTCTAAATTAAGGGCTTCTATTGTGAGCGCGCATGGTTTCACGAAATTAGCGAAAGCGATTGCTTTACAGGATTATTTGCGCGTCTCTTCTTCTGAAGAAATTTCTAAGGGGAGGGAAAAACCCTCTATCCTGTCAAGCGCTTTTGAGGCTTTAATGGCTGGGGTGTATTTAGAAGCAGGGTTAGCTAAGGTGCGCAAGATTATACAAAATTTACTCAATCGCGCTTACAAGCGTTTGGATTTGGAGCATTTGTTTATGGACTATAAAACCGCCTTACAGGAATTGACCCAAGCGCAATTTTGCGTGATCCCCACTTACCAATTGCTCCAAGAAAAAGGGCCTGATCACCATAAAGAATTTGAAATGGCTCTATACATTCAAGATAAAATGTATGCGACCGCTAAAGGCAAAAGTAAAAAAGAAGCCGAACAGCAATGCGCTTATCAAGCGCTTCAAAAACTTAAGGAAGCCAAATGAACACTTTGGGGCGTTTTTTAAGGCTAACGACTTTTGGGGAATCGCATGGGGATATGATAGGGGGGGTATTAGACGGCATGCCTAGCGGGATTAAAATAGACTATGACTTGTTAGAAAATGAAATGAAGCGCCGCCAAGGGGGGAGGAATGTTTTCATTACGCCACGAAAAGAAGACGATAAGGTGGAAATAACAAGCGGGGTTTTTGAAGGTTTTAGCACAGGGACGCCCATAGGGTTTTTAATCCACAACCAAAGGGCTAGGAGCAAGGATTACGATAACATTAAAAACCTTTTCAGGCCTAGCCATGCGGATTTCACTTATTTTCATAAATACGGCATCAGAGATTTTAGGGGTGGGGGGAGGAGCTCGGCCAGAGAGAGCGCTATAAGAGTGGCTGCTGGGGCGTTTGCTAAAATGCTTTTAAGAGAAATTGGCGTTGTTTGTGAAAGCGGGATTATTAAAATTGGGGGCATTGAAGCCAAAAATTACGATTTTAATCACGCCTTAAAAAGCGAGATTTTTGCCTTAGACAAAGAACAAGAAGAAGCGCAAAAAACAGCCATTCAAAACGCTATCAAAAACCATGACAGCATAGGGGGCGTGGCTTTGATTAGAGCAAGGAGCATAAAAACCAATCAAAAGCTTCCCATTGGCTTGGGTCAAGGGCTATACGCTAAATTGGACGCTAAAATCGCTGAAGTCATGATGGGGCTTAATGGGGTGAAAGCGGTTGAAATAGGCAAAGGGGTAGAAAGCTCTTTATTAAAAGGCTCAGAGTATAACGATTTAATGAATCAAAAAGGGTTTTTGAGCAATCATAGCGGGGGGGTTTTAGGGGGCATGAGCAATGGGGAAGAAATCATTGTTAGAGTGCATTTCAAACCCACGCCAAGCATTTTCCAACCTCAACAAACCATAGACATTAAGGGCAATGAATGCGAATGCTTGTTGAAAGGCAGGCATGATCCTTGCATTGCGATTAGAGGGAGCGTGGTGTGCGAAAGTTTGCTTTCGTTGGTGTTAGCCGATATGGTATTACTCAATTTGACTTCAAAAATAGAGTATTTAAAAACGATTTATAATGAGAATTAAACGAAATTGGATACAATCAGCTTAAAAAGGATATAAAGTGGAAAAATTACCTAAAAAACGAGTTTCTAAAACCAAATCACAAAAACTTATCCATAGCCTAACCACCCAAAAAAACAGAGCCTTTCTCAAAAAAATCAGCGCTAATGAAATGCTTTTAGAGTTAGAAAAAGGGGCGTTTAAAAAAAATGAAGCCTACTTTATTTCTGATGAAGAAGATAAAAATTACGTTTTAGTGCCGGACAATGTGATCTCTCTTTTGGCAGAAAACGCCCGAAAGGCTTTTGA
Protein-coding regions in this window:
- a CDS encoding SurA protein, giving the protein MRKIFSYISKVLLFIGVVYAEPDSKVEALEGRKQESSLDKKIRQELKSKELKNKDLKNKEEKKETKAKRKPRAEVHHGDSKNPTPKITPPKIKGSSKGVQNQGTQNQGVQSNAPKPEKKETTPQATEKNKGTSPSSQFNSIFGNPNNATNNTLEDKVVGGISLLVNGSPITLYQIQEEQEKSKVSKAQARDRLIAERIKNQEIERLKIHVDDDKLDQEMAMMAQQQGMDLDHFKQMLMAEGHYKLYRDQLKEHLEMQELLRNILLTNVDTSSETKMREYYNKHKEQFSIPTEIETVRYTSTNQEDLERAMSNPNLEVPGVSKANEKIEMKTLNPQIAQVFISHEQGSFTPVMNGGGGQFITFYIKEKKGKNEVSFSQAKQFIAQKLVEESKDKILEEHFEKLRVKSRIVMIRE
- the rnc gene encoding ribonuclease III; protein product: MKNKRSQNSPYATPNNPYLTLEKALGYSFKDKRLLEQALTHKSCKLALNNERLEFLGDAVLGLVIGELLYHKFYQYDEGKLSKLRASIVSAHGFTKLAKAIALQDYLRVSSSEEISKGREKPSILSSAFEALMAGVYLEAGLAKVRKIIQNLLNRAYKRLDLEHLFMDYKTALQELTQAQFCVIPTYQLLQEKGPDHHKEFEMALYIQDKMYATAKGKSKKEAEQQCAYQALQKLKEAK
- the aroC gene encoding chorismate synthase, encoding MNTLGRFLRLTTFGESHGDMIGGVLDGMPSGIKIDYDLLENEMKRRQGGRNVFITPRKEDDKVEITSGVFEGFSTGTPIGFLIHNQRARSKDYDNIKNLFRPSHADFTYFHKYGIRDFRGGGRSSARESAIRVAAGAFAKMLLREIGVVCESGIIKIGGIEAKNYDFNHALKSEIFALDKEQEEAQKTAIQNAIKNHDSIGGVALIRARSIKTNQKLPIGLGQGLYAKLDAKIAEVMMGLNGVKAVEIGKGVESSLLKGSEYNDLMNQKGFLSNHSGGVLGGMSNGEEIIVRVHFKPTPSIFQPQQTIDIKGNECECLLKGRHDPCIAIRGSVVCESLLSLVLADMVLLNLTSKIEYLKTIYNEN